The stretch of DNA CAAAACTAGGGCTTTCAGGTATCTCTAAAATCTCGGAAACGGCAGAAGTGGCAAAAGTGGCAGAAATGGCACATTTTTACGGTGCAACAGTGGTTTTGAAATCACTCTCAACGAAGCGCTCTTTAGAGATTGCAAAAGCACATAAAGCACTCAAATCGGACCTTTATACGGAAGTTTCCATTCATCATTTTTCTAAAAATGATAGCAGTTGTGATGGCTTTAATACCTATGCAAAATTGATGCCTCCCTTGCGTGAAGAAGAAGAACGTCAAGCATTGGTAAGCGCACTCAAAGAAGGAGCTGTTGATATTTTAACCTCTGCCCACTCTCCTAAATCTATTTTATACAAAGATGTAGCCTTTGAAGATGCTGCGTTTGGTATTGGATCTATTGAAGAGTTTTTAACACTTGCGTATACATTTTTAGTGAAGAATGATGTCATTGGTTTGAATGAACTTATTCGCATCTGTTGCTACAATCCAGCTAAAGTCTTAGGTCTGTCTCAAAAAGGTGTCATTGCCGTAGGTTACGATGCTGATTTAGTTCTATTTGATCCAAAAGAGAGTTATGAAGTCACCAACAAACATTCACTCTACTGCGGTAATACACTGCATGGCAAAGTCAAAAAAGTGGTTGTGGGTGGAGCGTTACTGCTTAATCAATAAAAGACGCGTGAAAGGTAAAGTCCACAGGCTGGAATGAGTGATGTGGACACTTTCATTTGACGATCACGTTGTGCTTTAAGATCGTCATAGCTAAGTATTCCATCGCATGCTTTGATCAAACTTCCACACATCATTCGTACTTGAGAGCGTAAAAAGGCATCGCCTAAAAAATAGATAATAATGAGATTTTGATGTCGATAAGCACCTGCTTTTAAAATGGTACGTTCGTCTTTTGTATTTCCTCCACCAAGCTTCTTAAAATACTCAAAGTTATGTAATCCAACAAAAACTTGTGCGTAATCATTTAATTTCATAATATCTAATGGTTTTACATGTAAAGCATAATTGGCTAAAAAAGGCTGATACGCTCCATCATAAAGTACATAGCGATAGAGTCTTTTTTTGGCATCAAAACGAGCATGAAACGAAGAAGGAACAGGCATAATGTTCTGAATATAAATAGAAGGTTCAAGAAAGCCATTGAGATGGGATTGCAGTTTTGAGAGATCACTCCAAAAAGAGGGAAGGTCTACATGTAAGACTTGATGTGTTGCATGAACTCCTGCATCGGTTCGTCCACTTCCAACGAGGGTTGAATTGACATTAACGCGTCTAAGAGCTCTTGTAATTGCTCCTGCAATGCTCTGTGAAGTTTTGGTTTCATTTTTTTGGATTTGGAAGCCATTGAAATGGCTTCCATCATAACTTAAAGTAATTTTAACACGCATGAGAGCCTAGAACATAGCACGAATGCGCTTTTTGTAAATTTGATAGGCAATAAAAAATGTTGTAAGAAAAACAATGATTGGAGCACTTTGTGGATGCCATGTAGATACTAGTGTTGTGAGTATAAGGTAAAGTGCAATCGTTGAGAACATAGCAACGTAAATACTTCCTTTATCGTATCGATACGTCACAATACCAATACTAAGAGCAATTAGTGTTGATGCGACAGGAAAAAGGGCGATAAGTAAGAAAAATGAGAGATCATACGCACGCTTTTGATCCACAAAAACGCCATTCCAATACTCTTCAATACTTTGCATAGCTCCTATAGGTGTTTTTGGCCTAGCGTTGATGTGCATACGTTCAAAATTTATTTGTTGAATATCTTCTTTGGTAAATTCAAAAATTTTACCTTGATCAAGATTGAGCCTAAGGGTACCTTTTTCATTGAAAATGGCAGCATTACTTGCAACGATCAGTTTTTCATCCTCTTTTTCAGTGGGCGATTGATAAAGCGTAATACCTCTGTAGTTTTGATTGCTATCACTGTGTTCGATATAGACAAGCAAGTCAGAAAATTTTTGTCCAAATTCATTCGCTTTGATGTTGAATTTTGCTTCCGCTTTTTTATATTCAAAAAAGTTGGTATTGAGTTGTTTTGAAATAGGAATAAGAACAAATATATCAATAATCAGTAAGACCGAAAGTACGGAAGATAGCGTTAAAAAGAGTTGCGCAATCTTTTTAGGATTATATCCTAGTGTAAACAGAACGATCGTTTCATTCTCTTTTGAGAGGTTGAATAAGGTTATACACAGTGCAATGAAAAAAGTCAATGGCAGTGTATAAATCAAAGTTCGTGGTAACAAATAGATATATAGCGTTCCAAGCTCTAAAAAATTCATCTTTATAATGGCAGTCATTGCCGTTAACTTGATAAAAAAGACCACGGATGTGATAAAAAAGAGGATAAAAAACAGTGAACTAAAAAGCTCACTAAAATGTTTTAAAAGATAACGACTGACTCTATTCATAAATAAATTCCATTACATGTAAAATTGGTGTATTAAAAAGCCACGTGAACAAAAGTCCAAGTGCAAGGAACGGTATAAACGCAAGCTCATAGCCACGTTTACGTACAATAACAAATGCTATCAGAGCAATAACTGCTGCAATATAAATGGCAGCAAAGCCTAGTTTTATACCAAGAATGGCGCCTATAATACCAGCGATAATGATATCAGCTTCCCCCATGACTTCTTTTTTTAAAAGCGCAGAGAGAAGAAAGCGAAGAAGCGTAAAAGCTCCCATAAACAAAAGCCCATTTTGAAAAGACACTAAAGGGTTTCCTACACAAAAAGCCAGTAAAAGTCCAGGCATACTGAGTGTATCAGGTACTGCCTTGTATCGTAAATCTATAATGCTTAAAGCCAGTAAAAGTGCAAAGACTGAACCGATTAACAAGGCTTGCGTTACACTCTCTAAACGTATATAGCTTAGTCCATACAGCATTGCGGTGCCAAGTTCAACAAAGGGATACTGACGTGAAATAGCACTCTTACAAAATGCACATTTTCCTCTTAGAAAGAGCCACGAGAAAAGAGGAATATTATGGTACCACTTCAAAGGATGCAAACACGTTGGACAGTGCGATGCAGGAAGTGTGATGCTTTCATTTTTGGGTAAGCGCAAAATAGCAACGTTGAGAAACGATCCTATGCATAAGCCAAAAATAATGACTAAAACACCTTCCATAACAGATTAGCCCTTCACATCTAAAACTAAATCACTTACATCAAAAAGAGATTTAATCTCTTTTTGGAGAGTAAGGTGTGTAATCATACCCAATTTAGGGCTCTCTTTTTGTAAATAATGCAAACTTTTTTCATACATTGTGGCTATTTCAAACTCTGAGGGAGTGATAATTCCTCTAAGTGGTCCTAAATGTTCATAAGCAATATAGAAAATGAGTGATGCATCTGCTTGTTTTTGAAACTGTACCATTACCTTTTTTCCTCCATAGATCAAAGGAAGATGAATGGTCGCTTTGGAGAGGGCTAATAGCATATACGAATAGGTTTTAAAGAGTTCACGGCTCAGTTGTTCATCGCTCAGCTGTTTAAATAAAAAAGCCTTAAAATCACTGTAACTAAAGCTTCTGGACTCAAATAATTGATCAAAAGAAACAGGTAAAAAGTACGCTTCCTCTTCAAAAAGTTGAGGCTGTTTCCAAAGATTGGAGATCGTTAAGATACCGCCTTTACCTTCGGAAAAATTTGCCCAGTACTTTTGTCCCTCTTTGAGGTTTTTACTGCTTTTAGTAGTGAGCTCTTTTCGTCCAAGTTTTAAACGAAAGCGTGTTGCATCGATTTGTTTGAGAACTTCAAGACTCACCGGTAAGTTGGCATTGAAATTGATACTAGAGCTACTGGTATGCCCAATATCTGAGCCAATGCCAGCTAACTTGTGAAGTGTGGAGATCATAGGTGACTACATTGCTCCACGATTTGTTCTGCGATTTCAAATTTACCCGCTAAGGAGAATTTTTGGACATGAGAAGCGGTGATAAAGCTTACTTCATTTTTACTGCTCCCAAAGGTGTTGTGCTCTTTGAGAACGTTGAGACATACCGCATCTAACCCTTTTTTCTCTAGCATCGCTCCTGCATTACCCAGTGCTTTGCTTTCATCCATTTCTGCTTTAAAGCCGATGACTTTGAACCCTTTTTTGGGAAGTATTGAGAGTACATCGACATTGCGTTTAAGCTCTAGGCTGTAATGCTCACCCAACTCTTCTTTTTTGAGTTTACCTTCGTGCGTTTGAACAGGTACAAAATCGCTCACGGCAGCCGCCATAAGAAGATAAGGGGTTTTATCGTTTTTATTGACATATTGCATTTGTGAGAGAAGGGCGCTTTGAAGCTCATGCGTGCTTTTTACATGTAACGTATTAATCGCATTGACCATTGGCGTTTCACCACTGCTAATGAGTGTGACATTCGCACCTCTTAGGTAAAACGCAAGGGCAAGGGCAGAAGCTTGTTTTCCGCTGGAAAAGTTGGTGAGGCATCTGACATCATCAATTTTTTCCATCGTACCACCGCCGGTGATAATGACTTCTCGATCCATCCAAAAAGGCTCTTTTAAAAGTAGCCTTGCGCATGTGTAGAAAATCTGTTCAACATCAGCAAGAGCGCCCACACCTTCGTCATTACACGCAAGTAATTTAGATTGTGGAGCGATGATTTGATAACCCAGTGATGTAAGCTTGGTAAGGCTCTCTTGCGTGATGGGGTTTAGCATCATATTGGTATTAGCTGATGGGGCTAGAACAATGGTTTTGGTAAAGGCAATGGCTGTTTGTGTTAAAAGATTGTCCGCAATGCCATGACTTAGTTTATTGATCGTATTAACTGAAGCGGGGGCTATAATGAAAAGGTCTGCCCATTTGCCCGTATGAATGTGACTTAGCCCTTCGCTCCACGATTCGGTTTCTACATGTAAGACCTTATTTTGACTAATCGCCTCAAAGGTAAGCGGTGCTATAAAACGCTTGGCATCTTCGCTCATCAGCACTTTGACTTCAGCGCCCGCTTTGATAAAAAGACGAATCAGCTCTAATGCTTTATAGATCGCAATGCTTCCGGTCACGCCTAAAAGGATTTTTTTACCTGTGAGTTGGTTGTTACGCATCTTTTTTCCCGAAGAATTTGTAAAAGAAACCCTCAATGATTTTGAGCGGTTCACGATTGATCGCTAGGGCTCCTTTAGGGATGTCTTTTGTGACCGTTGTACCTGAAGCAATGAGGACATCATCCGCAATGGTAACAGGTGCGACAAGTTGAGTATCGCTTCCGACGAAGACGTTTTTGCCGATGATGGTTTTGTATTTGCTTTTGCCATCGTAGTTACATGTAATCGTCCCACAGCCGATGTTTGTTCCCTCATCAATGGTTGCATCACCAAGGTAGCTTAGGTGTCCCGCTTTGACACCTTTAAGGGTGGATTTTTTGATCTCAACAAAGTTTCCGATGTGGGTATCTTCGATGATTGAGTCGGGGCGAACACGAGCCATAGGTCCTATGTCAGAGTTTTTGATGACACTTTTTTCAATGACTGAGTGCGCTTTAATATGCGCATTTTCCAAAACGGTACCTTTAAGCAGGGTGACACCGTTTTCAAGTTTACATTCACCTTTTATCTGCACATCCGCTTCGATGTAGATGGTTTGAGGTAAGCGCATACTTACACCTTGCTCCATAAAACGGCGTTTAATGCGATCTTGCATCAGCTCTTCAGCTTGGGAGAGGTGATACTTGGAGTTGACACCCATAAAGGTTGCTTCATCAACAAAAAGGGCTTTGACTGTTTTATCTTCAGCATTGGCTAAAGCAATTAAGTCTGTGATGTAGTACTCTTTTTGACTGTTCTGGTTGGAGAGTTTAGGAAGATTCTCTTTTAGAAAATCGGTCTTAAAGAGGTAAACACCTGCATTTACCGCAGTTACTTTTTTCTCTTCAACACTCGCATCTTTCTCTTCGACAATTTTTTCAACGTTATAATGGGTATCCATAATGACACGACCATACCCAAATGGC from Sulfurospirillum arsenophilum NBRC 109478 encodes:
- a CDS encoding amidohydrolase family protein; the encoded protein is MLIKNALVSTTQGLVSQDVLIEEGKIVAVAQKLDASTHEVIDASGLYLLPGLIDLNVRFSNSTLNQEHIDKLASSCLKGGVTTAVVMSDFSPRLESATLLELVKFKIDQAKIDLKMSAPLADEKEDQLHNIATLLNNGAAAILADSHRNANLLRRGMQYATMKKRPLFVQCYEPNLDDNGLMNDGAIASKLGLSGISKISETAEVAKVAEMAHFYGATVVLKSLSTKRSLEIAKAHKALKSDLYTEVSIHHFSKNDSSCDGFNTYAKLMPPLREEEERQALVSALKEGAVDILTSAHSPKSILYKDVAFEDAAFGIGSIEEFLTLAYTFLVKNDVIGLNELIRICCYNPAKVLGLSQKGVIAVGYDADLVLFDPKESYEVTNKHSLYCGNTLHGKVKKVVVGGALLLNQ
- the truA gene encoding tRNA pseudouridine(38-40) synthase TruA, with the translated sequence MRVKITLSYDGSHFNGFQIQKNETKTSQSIAGAITRALRRVNVNSTLVGSGRTDAGVHATHQVLHVDLPSFWSDLSKLQSHLNGFLEPSIYIQNIMPVPSSFHARFDAKKRLYRYVLYDGAYQPFLANYALHVKPLDIMKLNDYAQVFVGLHNFEYFKKLGGGNTKDERTILKAGAYRHQNLIIIYFLGDAFLRSQVRMMCGSLIKACDGILSYDDLKAQRDRQMKVSTSLIPACGLYLSRVFY
- a CDS encoding LptF/LptG family permease; its protein translation is MNRVSRYLLKHFSELFSSLFFILFFITSVVFFIKLTAMTAIIKMNFLELGTLYIYLLPRTLIYTLPLTFFIALCITLFNLSKENETIVLFTLGYNPKKIAQLFLTLSSVLSVLLIIDIFVLIPISKQLNTNFFEYKKAEAKFNIKANEFGQKFSDLLVYIEHSDSNQNYRGITLYQSPTEKEDEKLIVASNAAIFNEKGTLRLNLDQGKIFEFTKEDIQQINFERMHINARPKTPIGAMQSIEEYWNGVFVDQKRAYDLSFFLLIALFPVASTLIALSIGIVTYRYDKGSIYVAMFSTIALYLILTTLVSTWHPQSAPIIVFLTTFFIAYQIYKKRIRAMF
- a CDS encoding prepilin peptidase; amino-acid sequence: MEGVLVIIFGLCIGSFLNVAILRLPKNESITLPASHCPTCLHPLKWYHNIPLFSWLFLRGKCAFCKSAISRQYPFVELGTAMLYGLSYIRLESVTQALLIGSVFALLLALSIIDLRYKAVPDTLSMPGLLLAFCVGNPLVSFQNGLLFMGAFTLLRFLLSALLKKEVMGEADIIIAGIIGAILGIKLGFAAIYIAAVIALIAFVIVRKRGYELAFIPFLALGLLFTWLFNTPILHVMEFIYE
- the coaBC gene encoding bifunctional phosphopantothenoylcysteine decarboxylase/phosphopantothenate--cysteine ligase CoaBC encodes the protein MRNNQLTGKKILLGVTGSIAIYKALELIRLFIKAGAEVKVLMSEDAKRFIAPLTFEAISQNKVLHVETESWSEGLSHIHTGKWADLFIIAPASVNTINKLSHGIADNLLTQTAIAFTKTIVLAPSANTNMMLNPITQESLTKLTSLGYQIIAPQSKLLACNDEGVGALADVEQIFYTCARLLLKEPFWMDREVIITGGGTMEKIDDVRCLTNFSSGKQASALALAFYLRGANVTLISSGETPMVNAINTLHVKSTHELQSALLSQMQYVNKNDKTPYLLMAAAVSDFVPVQTHEGKLKKEELGEHYSLELKRNVDVLSILPKKGFKVIGFKAEMDESKALGNAGAMLEKKGLDAVCLNVLKEHNTFGSSKNEVSFITASHVQKFSLAGKFEIAEQIVEQCSHL
- the glmU gene encoding bifunctional UDP-N-acetylglucosamine diphosphorylase/glucosamine-1-phosphate N-acetyltransferase GlmU, yielding MNISIAIMAAGLGTRMKSTLPKVLHEISGFEMLYHIIKEAQKISDDIHVILYHQADLVQEKMNRHFKNIHYSIQDHQNFPGTGGAIRGVVPKYERLLVLNGDMPLLEAENMQNFTHLDADVVMSAFTCKEPFGYGRVIMDTHYNVEKIVEEKDASVEEKKVTAVNAGVYLFKTDFLKENLPKLSNQNSQKEYYITDLIALANAEDKTVKALFVDEATFMGVNSKYHLSQAEELMQDRIKRRFMEQGVSMRLPQTIYIEADVQIKGECKLENGVTLLKGTVLENAHIKAHSVIEKSVIKNSDIGPMARVRPDSIIEDTHIGNFVEIKKSTLKGVKAGHLSYLGDATIDEGTNIGCGTITCNYDGKSKYKTIIGKNVFVGSDTQLVAPVTIADDVLIASGTTVTKDIPKGALAINREPLKIIEGFFYKFFGKKDA